A stretch of the Nakaseomyces glabratus chromosome L, complete sequence genome encodes the following:
- the TAF2 gene encoding transcription initiation factor TFIID subunit TAF2 (CAGL0L00297g~Ortholog(s) have cell division site, cytosol, nucleus localization) gives MAYGVNSTQINLLSNFEETQYRPYKIAHQSVSLDVDIYNHCIKGSATIILIPLIQHLEYVTFDSKGLEITDVTIESRRSANYIYDDQQRTQHEVYLNSFNDNLLLKNNSVHQTEFYKERIGEFNFAPSEETRSQITIKIPSNIKITLQNTDLLSNYTPITPTIKGTPASQEAVYTPLTIKIDYNVDQPTSGLVFDTVSKTEPELWNVFTTNSELGCGGSNWMPCIDTLDEKCTWEIEISIPKTVHDLIKESRLSERLARNKFGSDDTNTLLSKAAQEEYDVEENLANEESENDNQNPLSREIMVVCSEYSTVKQLLHPTDISKKIFSFQIFNPISAQFIGWSVGAFDTWQLPQLSKKLDYDEDLDEIRKITENSNSGEDNIGIQVFTLPQSDVTETLIMNSCLILQRIMDFYSKEFGSFPFSSYSLLFLPCASQNTLDFAGFSIFNTRLLYPPEIIDQMLPTTEKLAIALANQWSGVNITPATLNDFWCCKGIAGYMLLRVIKSIFGNNMFHYKLKMNTTKIIEEDIGRPPLGNSFSQLSSRPISLRSSAFDFMELKSPMVLHILDRRMTKTERSFGMSRVLPKIFLQAMSGDLPNNALTSSHFQHVCEKVNKSKLESFFQQWVFGSGVPLFRVTQRYNKKRMVVEMGIRQYPNDTDEFNERDKSKMEDFFNKALNSLEAPNVNKTSIFTGSITIRIHDSDGTPYEHLVEIKDIYTKVDIQYNTKHKKTRTRKNNEDEKTNEIRYGTSGSDISFLGNILDSDTECQDWGIVHPSTAVANLSGDEIQRANESTIEWIRIDSDFEWLSTFYLNQPDYMFATQLQRDSDIEAQLESVWYYGDNLRDNMASKIYASQLVRTLMDDRYFYGIRIQAAKALSRYICKPTDKEHFLLTAFKKLYCHDNSNIPKSNNFSSFQDYFLQMSFPSLIAEIKDHYGDTPDYIGDFLLDILSYNDNSENSYYDTYYLCEIFEFTVNCCNGGNRNHVTKLMEQIRRYEHLEYWSPSYNLALTSKLIEIKCRLHTKGILLFEPIDYEILTRLAGERWMGESLICYSNFGIAKDFHNKINPVRISTFGGDKVIHFREGTQDASLAAMKSLLVCCSLKNQDILQLFAMFLAFEKDAYLKEGFVHSFIFAMNTCITTMKNQDIIDDFKEICESCCPEDNIEQLSDEEELSTMRVVDDFAEERTEKRKRAFKSGIYGVLPWFIHQFESYLPLQEILWEVLHNPLITTYQRKVLFDIVNIMYTQEDEYKVTLSLPRAKKLTATTLEDHKVVIKRKGALRLHINTNAASYNKSSNAPTSNKIKLKTGSKPNISINTIKNSVVASKPAKKAKKPTINRVGLLPIRFVKISGENVELSSVPFSKNIEFLKVNKRTFQLKIKTKPKNQI, from the coding sequence ATGGCATATGGAGTAAACAGCACCCAAATCAATCTATTGTCTAATTTTGAAGAGACCCAATATAGGCCATACAAAATTGCTCATCAATCAGTTTCTCTTGATGTGGATATTTATAATCATTGCATAAAGGGATCAGCTACTATTATTCTGATTCCTCTTATTCAGCACCTGGAATATGTCACATTTGACAGTAAAGGCTTAGAAATAACAGACGTCACAATTGAGTCAAGAAGGTCCGCTaactatatatatgatgATCAACAAAGAACTCAGCATGAGGTATACCtaaattctttcaatgaCAACCTTTTACTGAAAAATAACTCTGTACATCAAACCGAATTTTATAAGGAACGAATTGGAGAATTTAATTTTGCACCATCTGAAGAAACAAGGTCgcaaataacaataaaaataccGTCGAATATCAAGATAACCTTACAGAACACAGATCTACTCTCAAATTATACACCAATAACTCCTACCATCAAAGGAACACCAGCTTCTCAAGAGGCGGTCTATACTCCTTtgacaataaaaatagacTACAATGTAGACCAGCCCACTTCTGGTTTGGTTTTTGATACTGTATCCAAAACTGAACCTGAACTGTGGAATGTTTTTACAACTAACTCAGAATTGGGCTGTGGGGGATCTAATTGGATGCCATGCATAGATACTTTAGATGAAAAATGTACTTGGGAGATCGAAATTAGTATCCCAAAAACTGTTCATGACCTTATTAAAGAGAGTAGGTTAAGTGAAAGGTTAGCACGGAATAAATTTGGAAGTGATGATACAAATACGTTATTATCCAAAGCAGCTCAAGAAGAGTatgatgttgaagaaaaccTAGCTAACGAGGAAAgtgaaaatgataatcaAAACCCATTGAGTAGAGAGATCATGGTAGTTTGTAGTGAATATTCTACAGTGAAACAGCTGCTTCATCCCACTGATATTAGCAAGAAGATATTTTCGTTTCAAATTTTCAACCCCATATCAGCACAGTTTATAGGATGGTCTGTTGGTGCATTTGATACATGGCAGTTACCGCAATTATCTAAAAAGCTTGACTATGACGAAGATTTAGATGAGATCAGAAAAATTACTGAGAATAGCAATTCCGGCGAAGATAATATTGGGATTCAAGTCTTTACACTCCCCCAATCTGATGTCACGGAAACATTAATCATGAATAGCTGTCTGATATTACAGAGAATTATGGACTTCTACTCAAAAGAGTTTGGGTCCTTCccattttcatcatattCCCTCCTATTTCTTCCGTGTGCTTCACAAAACACTCTAGATTTTGCTGGATTTAGTATTTTTAACACCCGTTTGTTGTATCCACCAGAAATTATTGACCAGATGCTACCAACAACAGAAAAGCTAGCAATAGCGTTGGCGAACCAGTGGTCTGGAGTAAATATCACTCCAGCAACCTTAAATGACTTTTGGTGCTGTAAAGGTATTGCTGGGTATATGCTTTTAAGGGTCATAAAGAGCATTTTTGGTAACAACATGTTTCATTACAAACTGAAAATGAATACAACCAAGATCATCGAGGAAGATATAGGGAGACCGCCATTGGGAAACTCATTCAGCCAACTGTCATCTAGGCCAATTTCATTACGATCTTCagcttttgattttatgGAGTTGAAAAGCCCCATGGTGTTACATATTCTTGACCGTAGAATGACTAAAACCGAAAGATCCTTTGGCATGTCCAGGGTACTtccaaaaatatttctacAGGCAATGTCTGGGGATTTGCCAAACAATGCTCTCACATCATCCCATTTTCAGCATGTCTGTGAAAAAGTGAATAAGAGTAAACTAGAGAGCTTTTTTCAGCAGTGGGTTTTTGGTTCAGGTGTACCATTGTTTAGAGTTACTCAACGTTATAATAAGAAGAGAATGGTGGTAGAAATGGGTATCAGACAGTATCCTAATGATACCGACGAGTTCAATGAGCGCGATAAGAGTAAGATGGAagatttcttcaacaaagcACTAAATTCACTTGAAGCACCAAATGTCAACAAAACATCTATATTTACAGGTTCGATTACAATAAGGATTCATGATTCTGATGGTACACCTTATGAACATTTAGTAGAAATTAAAGATATCTATACTAAAGTAGATATTCAGTACAACACCAAACATAAGAAAACTAGAACAAGGAAAAATAACGAAGATGAGAAAACAAACGAAATTAGATATGGTACTTCAGGTAGTgacatttcttttcttgggAATATACTTGATAGTGATACTGAGTGTCAAGATTGGGGTATTGTTCACCCAAGCACTGCTGTAGCTAACCTTAGTGGGGATGAAATACAGAGGGCCAATGAAAGTACTATTGAATGGATTAGAATTGATTCAGATTTTGAATGGCTCTCAACCTTTTATCTCAACCAGCCAGACTATATGTTTGCTACGCAATTGCAGAGAGATAGTGACATCGAAGCTCAACTGGAGAGTGTTTGGTATTATGGTGATAATCTAAGAGATAATATGGCGtcaaaaatatatgcaTCTCAATTGGTTCGGACCTTAATGGATGATCGGTATTTTTATGGAATTCGAATTCAGGCTGCGAAAGCACTCTCAagatatatttgtaaaCCAACTGACAAAGAACATTTTCTCCTTACCGCATTTAAAAAGTTGTATTGTCATGATAACTCAAATATTCCCAAGTCAAATAACTTCTCCAGTTTTCAAGACTACTTTCTTCAGATGTCCTTCCCATCCTTAATTGCTGAAATTAAAGATCATTACGGTGACACACCTGACTATATTGGAGATTTTCTTCTCGACATCCTGAGTTATAATGACAACTCTGAAAACTCTTATTATGATACTTACTACTTGTGTGAGATTTTTGAATTCACTGTCAATTGTTGTAATGGCGGAAACAGAAACCATGTAACAAAACTTATGGAACAAATACGAAGATATGAACATTTAGAATATTGGTCTCCTAGCTATAATTTAGCCCTAACATCAAAACTTATAGAAATTAAATGCAGGCTACATACAAAGGGAATATTACTTTTTGAGCCAATTGATTATGAAATTTTGACCCGACTAGCTGGAGAAAGATGGATGGGTGAATCCCTGATCTGTTACTCAAACTTCGGTATCGCAAAGGATtttcataataaaattaacCCGGTTAGAATATCTACTTTTGGTGGAGATAAGGTTATACATTTCAGAGAAGGAACACAAGATGCCTCACTCGCTGCAATGAAAAGTTTACTGGTTTGCTGCTCTTTGAAAAACCAAGATATATTACAGCTCTTTGCTATGTTCCTTGCATTTGAGAAAGATGCGTATCTCAAAGAGGGTTTTGTGCATTCATTCATCTTTGCTATGAATACATGCATAACGACAATGAAAAACCAGGATATAATTGATGattttaaagaaatttgtGAGTCATGCTGCCCAGAAGATAATATTGAGCAATTAAGTGACGAAGAAGAATTATCAACCATGCGTGTAGTAGATGATTTTGCAGAAGAAAGAACggagaagagaaagaggGCCTTCAAAAGCGGAATCTATGGTGTTCTTCCCTGGTTTATACATCAATTTGAATCATACTTACCGTTACAAGAAATTTTATGGGAAGTTTTGCATAATCCATTGATTACAACCTACCAAAGAAAGGTACTATTTGATATTGTCAATATCATGTATACTCAAGAAGACGAGTACAAAGTAACACTATCATTACCTCGAGCTAAGAAATTGACCGCCACAACATTGGAAGATCATAAAGTTGTAATTAAGAGAAAAGGTGCTCTTAGACTTCATATCAACACAAATGCAGCTTCATATAACAAAAGTTCTAATGCACCTACatctaataaaatcaaactGAAAACCGGATCAAAGCCAAATATTTCAATCAATACCATCAAAAACTCCGTCGTAGCTTCAAAACCGGCAAAGAAAGCAAAGAAACCCACAATCAATAGGGTAGGTTTACTTCCCATTCGATTTGTTAAAATTAGCGGTGAGAATGTAGAACTTTCGTCTGTTCCCTTCAGCAAGAATATTGAATTCTTAAAGGTTAACAAAAGGACATTTCAACTTAAAATAAAGACCAAACCAAAGAACCAAATATAA
- the EBP2 gene encoding Ebp2p (CAGL0L00341g~Ortholog(s) have mRNA binding activity, role in nuclear division, rRNA processing, ribosomal large subunit biogenesis and mitotic spindle pole body, nuclear periphery, nucleolus, preribosome, large subunit precursor localization) translates to MAKGFKLKELLAHEKGKVNEKKTTQASQKRIEGKQPELKPESESESESDEEKNDNEEYVSQTLSKKEKRKLKKALKKSGDNESLITDDANADQQDVSKSRIDLDRLENSDSEEEDFAISKPDDASMDSENDEDKEDEEEDVPLSDVEFDSDADVVPHHKLTINNTKALKHSLERIQLPWAKHSFEEHQSVTSETNTDEGMKDIYDDTERELAFYKQSLDAVNIAKEKLKKLKVPFKRPLDYFAEMVKNDEHMDKIKHKLVQEASEKKAREDARKQRQLKKFGKQVQVATLQKRQLEKRETLDRIKNLKKKRKHNEIGDMDFNVGIEEATESEDTKRRKPNSKRQAKNSKYGQGGMKRFKRKNDAQSSADITGFSNRKKSRPGKSRRK, encoded by the coding sequence ATGGCTAAAGGTTTCAAGTTGAAAGAGCTGCTGGCTCATGAGAAAGGCAAAGTTAATGAGAAGAAAACAACGCAAGCTTCTCAAAAACGTATTGAAGGAAAGCAACCTGAATTAAAGCCAGAATCAGAATCAGAATCAGAATCGGACGAAGAAAAGAACGATAATGAAGAGTATGTAAGTCAGACGCtatcaaagaaagagaagcgaaagttgaagaaagcCTTGAAGAAGAGTGGTGATAATGAAAGCTTAATTACGGATGATGCAAATGCTGACCAACAGGATGTGTCTAAGTCCAGAATTGATCTAGATAGATTGGAAAATAGTGATTCAGAGGAAGAAGACTTTGCCATTTCTAAGCCAGACGATGCTTCAATGGATTCagaaaatgatgaagataaagaagatgaagaagaagatgtaCCATTATCAGATGTCGAATTCGATTCTGACGCAGACGTTGTACCTCACCATAAATTGACGATTAATAACACTAAAGCACTAAAACATTCATTAGAACGTATACAACTTCCTTGGGCAAAACATTCATTTGAAGAGCATCAGTCTGTCACATCTGAGACTAATACTGATGAGGGTATGAAAGATATCTATGATGACACTGAGAGAGAATTAGCCTTCTATAAGCAAAGTTTGGATGCGGTTAACATAGCTAAggaaaaattaaagaagtTAAAAGTTCCATTTAAGAGACCATTGGACTACTTTGCCGAAATGGTTAAGAATGATGAGCACATGGATAAGATTAAACATAAATTAGTTCAGGAAGCTAGCGAAAAGAAGGCCCGTGAGGATGCCAGGAAGCAAAGgcaattgaaaaagtttGGTAAACAAGTTCAAGTTGCGACGCTACAGAAACGTCAATTGGAGAAGAGAGAAACTTTGGACAGAATTAAAAAcctgaagaaaaagagaaagcaTAACGAGATTGGAGATATGGATTTCAATGTTGGTATCGAAGAAGCAACAGAATCTGAGGATACCAAGAGAAGGAAGCCTAACTCCAAAAGACAGGCCAAGAATTCGAAATACGGTCAAGGAGGCATGAAACGATTCAAGAGAAAGAATGATGCACAATCATCTGCTGATATAACTGGTTTTTCTAACAGAAAGAAGAGCAGACCAGGCAAGAGTAGACGGAAATAA
- the ERG20 gene encoding bifunctional (2E,6E)-farnesyl diphosphate synthase/dimethylallyltranstransferase (CAGL0L00319g~Putative farnesyl pyrophosphate synthetase), which translates to MSKEASRQKFVDEFPSLVQELRVVLEGYGMPKEAIEWYESSLNYNTPGGKLNRGLSVVDTYAILKGYESVDDMKDDEYKKVALLGWCIELLQAYFLVADDMMDKSITRRGQPCWYRVKNVNEIAINDAFMLEAAIYVLLKKHFRNDSYYVDLLELFHDVTFQTELGQLLDLITAPEDHVDLSKFSLSKHSFIVIFKTAYYSFYLPVALAMYAAGVNDSKDLKQAQDVLIPLGEYFQIQDDYLDCFGTPEQIGKIGTDIQDNKCSWIINKALELANEKQRKILDENYGRKDSKCEANCKAVFSELKIDIHYREYEEAVANELKDKISQVDESRGFKKEVLTAFLNKVYKRSK; encoded by the coding sequence ATGTCAAAAGAAGCAAGTAGacaaaaatttgttgatgaatTCCCATCATTGGTCCAAGAATTGAGAGTTGTGCTTGAGGGTTATGGTATGCCTAAGGAGGCTATTGAGTGGTACGAATCTTCACTAAACTACAACACACCTGGTGGTAAGTTGAACCGAGGCTTGTCAGTGGTTGATACTTATGCCATTCTTAAAGGATATGAGTCCGTTGATGATATGaaagatgatgaatataAGAAGGTTGCTCTATTGGGATGGTGCATTGAGTTATTACAAGCCTACTTTTTAGTAGCCGATGATATGATGGACAAGTCCATTACAAGAAGAGGTCAACCATGTTGGTACCGTGTTAAAAATGTCAATGAGATAGCAATTAATGATGCTTTTATGCTCGAGGCTGCCATATATGTactattgaagaaacatTTCAGAAATGACTCATATTATGTTGATTTGTTAGAATTGTTCCATGATGTTACTTTCCAAACTGAGTTGGGTCAATTGTTAGACTTAATTACTGCGCCAGAAGATCATGTTGACTTATCTAAATTTTCGCTTTCCAAACATTCCTTTATTGTGATCTTCAAAACTGCTTACTACTCCTTTTATCTTCCAGTTGCTCTTGCTATGTATGCCGCTGGTGTTAACGATTCGAAGGATCTGAAGCAGGCCCAAGATGTTCTGATTCCATTGGGGGAATACTTCCAAATTCAGGATGATTATTTGGATTGTTTCGGTACACCAGAGCAAATTGGAAAAATTGGTACAGATATTCAAGATAATAAGTGTTCATGGATTATTAATAAAGCTTTGGAATTGGCAAATGAGAAGCAAAGAAAGATCTTAGATGAAAATTATGGCCGCAAGGATTCAAAATGTGAAGCTAACTGTAAGGCTGTTTTCAGTGAAttaaaaattgatattcaTTACCGTGAATATGAGGAAGCTGTTGCAAACGAGCtaaaagataaaattaGTCAAGTTGATGAAAGTCGTGGTTTTAAGAAAGAAGTATTGACTGCGTTCTTGAATAAGGTGTACAAAAGATCTAAATAA